The following are encoded together in the Lepidochelys kempii isolate rLepKem1 chromosome 7, rLepKem1.hap2, whole genome shotgun sequence genome:
- the ABHD14A gene encoding protein ABHD14A isoform X2 gives MPGGDGRPGGSPGCQGGDHAELRGEARGSDERAGPERPGDRAPAGRAGEQERLTMALIRNRLGLLVLGVLVTFVLYLLLPAIQHERFTSRAGSHKAQARAEEKGQQDVNVTVLTGTIAGSPSILFREGFLLQRAGTPSPKRLEVVFLHGQAFTSKTWEDLGTLTLLSEEGYRTVAIDLPGYGNSPLSDSVSTEQGRVTFLLHVLKELGIQRPVLISPSMSGHYSVPFVLVHGAQLKGFVPIAPVGTQEYTAQQYQQVQTPTLIIYGERDSGLGAQSLQSLQQLPKHKVVVLPDAGHACYLEKPREFHEVLLAFLGELQ, from the exons ATGCCTGGAGGAGACGGCCGGCCGGGTGGAAGCCCTGGATGCCAAGGTGGTGACCACGCAGAGCTGCGTGGTGAAGCTCGCGGCTCTGATGAGAGAGCTGGCCCAGAGCGGCCTGGAGACAGAGCGCCGGCTGGAAGAGCTGGAGAACAGG AACGGCTGACGATGGCTTTGATCCGCAACAGACTGGGGCTGCTGGTCCTCGGGGTCCTCGTCACCTTTGTCCTCTACCTGTTGCTCCCTGCAATCCAGCACGAGAGGTTCACGTCCAGGGCAGGCAGCCACAAGGCCCAGGCCAGGGCTGAGGAGAAGGGCCAGCAAGATGTCAATGTCACCGTCCTAACAGGGACCATTGCAGGGAGCCCGTCCATCTTATTCAGAGAAGGcttcctgctccagagagctgggACTCCCAGCCCCAAAAG GCTGGAGGTGGTTTTTCTGCACGGCCAGGCTTTTACTTCGAAGACCTGGGAGGACCTTGGGACGCTGACCCTGCTCTCAGAGGAAGGATATCGCACTGTTGCTATCGACCTGCCTG GCTACGGCAACTCCCCACTTTCCGATTCTGTCTCCACGGAGCAGGGCCGTGTCACCTTCCTGCTGCATGTGCTGAAGGAGCTGGGGATCCAGAGGCCAGTTCTGATCAGCCCGTCCATGAGTGGCCACTATTCCGTCCCCTTTGTCCTGGTACATGGGGCGCAGCTGAAGGGCTTTGTGCCCATTGCGCCTGTGGGGACCCAGGAGTACACGGCCCAGCAGTACCAGCAGGTCCAG ACGCCGACTCTGATCATCTATGGTGAGCGCGACTCCGGCCTGGGCGCTCAGTCCCTGCAGAGCCTGCAACAGCTCCCGAAGCACAAAGTGGTGGTGCTGCCTGACGCCGGCCATGCCTGCTACCTGGAGAAGCCTCGCGAGTTCCACGAGGTGCTGCTAGCCTTCCTGGGCGAGCTGCAGTGA
- the ABHD14A gene encoding protein ABHD14A isoform X1, protein MTLSDFWARERILRAARACCTTKFQGPNVSFFPDLSPATHAWRQRLVVLKQAFVKEGAQAYVLYPAKLKILCQGQTYVFRDCTSAARLLDEIRQERLTMALIRNRLGLLVLGVLVTFVLYLLLPAIQHERFTSRAGSHKAQARAEEKGQQDVNVTVLTGTIAGSPSILFREGFLLQRAGTPSPKRLEVVFLHGQAFTSKTWEDLGTLTLLSEEGYRTVAIDLPGYGNSPLSDSVSTEQGRVTFLLHVLKELGIQRPVLISPSMSGHYSVPFVLVHGAQLKGFVPIAPVGTQEYTAQQYQQVQTPTLIIYGERDSGLGAQSLQSLQQLPKHKVVVLPDAGHACYLEKPREFHEVLLAFLGELQ, encoded by the exons ATGACCCTCTCCGATTTCTGGGCCCGAGAGAGAATTCTGCGGGCAGCACGGGCCTGCTGCACAACCAAATTCCAAGGCCCCAACGTCTCCTTCTTCCCCGACCTCAGCCCTGCCACACATGCCTGGCGGCAGCGCCTCGTGGTGCTCAAGCAAGCGTTtgtgaaggagggggctcaggcctacGTCCTGTACCCTGCCAAACTAAAGATCCTGTGCCAGGGGCAAACCTATGTCTTCAGAGACTGCACATCTGCAGCCCGCCTGCTGGATGAGATCAGACAAG AACGGCTGACGATGGCTTTGATCCGCAACAGACTGGGGCTGCTGGTCCTCGGGGTCCTCGTCACCTTTGTCCTCTACCTGTTGCTCCCTGCAATCCAGCACGAGAGGTTCACGTCCAGGGCAGGCAGCCACAAGGCCCAGGCCAGGGCTGAGGAGAAGGGCCAGCAAGATGTCAATGTCACCGTCCTAACAGGGACCATTGCAGGGAGCCCGTCCATCTTATTCAGAGAAGGcttcctgctccagagagctgggACTCCCAGCCCCAAAAG GCTGGAGGTGGTTTTTCTGCACGGCCAGGCTTTTACTTCGAAGACCTGGGAGGACCTTGGGACGCTGACCCTGCTCTCAGAGGAAGGATATCGCACTGTTGCTATCGACCTGCCTG GCTACGGCAACTCCCCACTTTCCGATTCTGTCTCCACGGAGCAGGGCCGTGTCACCTTCCTGCTGCATGTGCTGAAGGAGCTGGGGATCCAGAGGCCAGTTCTGATCAGCCCGTCCATGAGTGGCCACTATTCCGTCCCCTTTGTCCTGGTACATGGGGCGCAGCTGAAGGGCTTTGTGCCCATTGCGCCTGTGGGGACCCAGGAGTACACGGCCCAGCAGTACCAGCAGGTCCAG ACGCCGACTCTGATCATCTATGGTGAGCGCGACTCCGGCCTGGGCGCTCAGTCCCTGCAGAGCCTGCAACAGCTCCCGAAGCACAAAGTGGTGGTGCTGCCTGACGCCGGCCATGCCTGCTACCTGGAGAAGCCTCGCGAGTTCCACGAGGTGCTGCTAGCCTTCCTGGGCGAGCTGCAGTGA
- the ABHD14A gene encoding protein ABHD14A isoform X3 encodes MTLSDFWARERILRAARACCTTKFQGPNVSFFPDLSPATHAWRQRLVVLKQAFVKEGAQAYVLYPAKLKILCQGQTYVFRDCTSAARLLDEIRQERLTMALIRNRLGLLVLGVLVTFVLYLLLPAIQHERFTSRAGSHKAQARAEEKGQQDVNVTVLTGTIAGSPSILFREGFLLQRAGTPSPKRLEVVFLHGQAFTSKTWEDLGTLTLLSEEGYRTVAIDLPGPCHLPAACAEGAGDPEASSDQPVHEWPLFRPLCPGTWGAAEGLCAHCACGDPGVHGPAVPAGPDADSDHLW; translated from the exons ATGACCCTCTCCGATTTCTGGGCCCGAGAGAGAATTCTGCGGGCAGCACGGGCCTGCTGCACAACCAAATTCCAAGGCCCCAACGTCTCCTTCTTCCCCGACCTCAGCCCTGCCACACATGCCTGGCGGCAGCGCCTCGTGGTGCTCAAGCAAGCGTTtgtgaaggagggggctcaggcctacGTCCTGTACCCTGCCAAACTAAAGATCCTGTGCCAGGGGCAAACCTATGTCTTCAGAGACTGCACATCTGCAGCCCGCCTGCTGGATGAGATCAGACAAG AACGGCTGACGATGGCTTTGATCCGCAACAGACTGGGGCTGCTGGTCCTCGGGGTCCTCGTCACCTTTGTCCTCTACCTGTTGCTCCCTGCAATCCAGCACGAGAGGTTCACGTCCAGGGCAGGCAGCCACAAGGCCCAGGCCAGGGCTGAGGAGAAGGGCCAGCAAGATGTCAATGTCACCGTCCTAACAGGGACCATTGCAGGGAGCCCGTCCATCTTATTCAGAGAAGGcttcctgctccagagagctgggACTCCCAGCCCCAAAAG GCTGGAGGTGGTTTTTCTGCACGGCCAGGCTTTTACTTCGAAGACCTGGGAGGACCTTGGGACGCTGACCCTGCTCTCAGAGGAAGGATATCGCACTGTTGCTATCGACCTGCCTG GGCCGTGTCACCTTCCTGCTGCATGTGCTGAAGGAGCTGGGGATCCAGAGGCCAGTTCTGATCAGCCCGTCCATGAGTGGCCACTATTCCGTCCCCTTTGTCCTGGTACATGGGGCGCAGCTGAAGGGCTTTGTGCCCATTGCGCCTGTGGGGACCCAGGAGTACACGGCCCAGCAGTACCAGCAGGTCCAG ACGCCGACTCTGATCATCTATGGTGA
- the ABHD14A gene encoding protein ABHD14A isoform X4, which produces MALIRNRLGLLVLGVLVTFVLYLLLPAIQHERFTSRAGSHKAQARAEEKGQQDVNVTVLTGTIAGSPSILFREGFLLQRAGTPSPKRLEVVFLHGQAFTSKTWEDLGTLTLLSEEGYRTVAIDLPGYGNSPLSDSVSTEQGRVTFLLHVLKELGIQRPVLISPSMSGHYSVPFVLVHGAQLKGFVPIAPVGTQEYTAQQYQQVQTPTLIIYGERDSGLGAQSLQSLQQLPKHKVVVLPDAGHACYLEKPREFHEVLLAFLGELQ; this is translated from the exons ATGGCTTTGATCCGCAACAGACTGGGGCTGCTGGTCCTCGGGGTCCTCGTCACCTTTGTCCTCTACCTGTTGCTCCCTGCAATCCAGCACGAGAGGTTCACGTCCAGGGCAGGCAGCCACAAGGCCCAGGCCAGGGCTGAGGAGAAGGGCCAGCAAGATGTCAATGTCACCGTCCTAACAGGGACCATTGCAGGGAGCCCGTCCATCTTATTCAGAGAAGGcttcctgctccagagagctgggACTCCCAGCCCCAAAAG GCTGGAGGTGGTTTTTCTGCACGGCCAGGCTTTTACTTCGAAGACCTGGGAGGACCTTGGGACGCTGACCCTGCTCTCAGAGGAAGGATATCGCACTGTTGCTATCGACCTGCCTG GCTACGGCAACTCCCCACTTTCCGATTCTGTCTCCACGGAGCAGGGCCGTGTCACCTTCCTGCTGCATGTGCTGAAGGAGCTGGGGATCCAGAGGCCAGTTCTGATCAGCCCGTCCATGAGTGGCCACTATTCCGTCCCCTTTGTCCTGGTACATGGGGCGCAGCTGAAGGGCTTTGTGCCCATTGCGCCTGTGGGGACCCAGGAGTACACGGCCCAGCAGTACCAGCAGGTCCAG ACGCCGACTCTGATCATCTATGGTGAGCGCGACTCCGGCCTGGGCGCTCAGTCCCTGCAGAGCCTGCAACAGCTCCCGAAGCACAAAGTGGTGGTGCTGCCTGACGCCGGCCATGCCTGCTACCTGGAGAAGCCTCGCGAGTTCCACGAGGTGCTGCTAGCCTTCCTGGGCGAGCTGCAGTGA